A single genomic interval of Noviherbaspirillum cavernae harbors:
- a CDS encoding DUF1254 domain-containing protein, which produces MNMQTHTGGAQAASPYLFHGGFPTQETVETAYDDADLDRAIQAYRFFYPTVSGAAILKGNADIGVLPNKVFGILDTKPRHVGFTLNSDTPYAPILLDLSVGPFVIELPPGPLIVVAMDVNQRWVADMGVPGPDAGNGGKHLLLPPDYEGAVPEGYHVWHTTTNRLIVGVRSLPVGGDLQAAFDRIKTIKVHPLNPTAGWTDPQWPDLTPMPQDTTPLKWEGRFQYWEVLHDVIEHEPAFEGYRSYYGELAALGIAKGKPFNPDARMRGILERAAQIGHAQMCAQSFANRRPDRVVWADRKWEWVGLRPENGDFDATSYVDVDAREVWFYQAIGASPAMFRRSAGAGSLYWLGLRDASGAYLDGGNTYRLSVPLPVPAQLFWSVTVYDAETRSQIQTDQDKAALRSMFELKDVSGSAAELYFGPAAPAGKEGQWIKTVPGKGWFVYFRIYGPQQPAFDGSWKPGDFEKVK; this is translated from the coding sequence ATGAATATGCAAACGCACACCGGCGGCGCGCAAGCCGCGAGCCCTTACCTGTTCCACGGTGGTTTCCCGACGCAGGAAACCGTGGAAACGGCCTATGACGACGCCGATCTGGATCGCGCCATCCAGGCCTACCGTTTCTTCTATCCGACGGTGTCCGGCGCCGCCATCCTCAAGGGCAATGCGGATATCGGCGTGTTGCCAAACAAGGTGTTCGGCATCCTCGACACCAAACCACGTCACGTCGGTTTCACGCTCAACTCCGACACGCCTTATGCGCCGATATTGCTGGACCTGAGCGTCGGTCCGTTCGTCATCGAGCTGCCGCCGGGGCCGCTGATCGTCGTGGCGATGGACGTCAACCAGCGCTGGGTTGCCGACATGGGCGTGCCCGGCCCTGATGCCGGCAACGGCGGCAAGCACCTGCTGTTGCCGCCGGATTACGAAGGGGCTGTGCCGGAGGGCTATCACGTCTGGCACACGACGACCAATCGATTGATCGTGGGGGTGCGTTCGCTACCCGTCGGCGGCGACCTGCAGGCGGCTTTCGATCGCATCAAAACCATCAAGGTGCATCCGCTCAATCCGACGGCCGGCTGGACCGATCCGCAGTGGCCCGACCTGACGCCGATGCCGCAGGACACCACTCCCTTGAAGTGGGAAGGCAGATTCCAGTATTGGGAAGTGCTGCACGACGTGATCGAACACGAGCCGGCCTTCGAGGGCTACCGCAGCTATTACGGCGAACTGGCGGCGCTGGGCATCGCCAAGGGGAAGCCGTTCAATCCCGATGCCCGCATGCGCGGCATTCTGGAGCGGGCGGCGCAGATCGGCCATGCGCAGATGTGTGCGCAATCCTTCGCCAACCGCCGGCCCGACCGCGTCGTGTGGGCAGACCGCAAATGGGAATGGGTCGGGCTGCGACCGGAGAACGGCGACTTCGACGCCACGTCCTATGTCGATGTCGATGCGCGTGAAGTGTGGTTCTACCAGGCCATCGGCGCATCGCCAGCGATGTTCCGCCGCTCGGCGGGTGCCGGCTCGCTCTACTGGCTGGGCTTGCGTGACGCCAGCGGTGCCTATCTCGATGGCGGCAACACCTACAGGCTGAGTGTGCCGCTGCCGGTTCCCGCCCAACTGTTCTGGTCGGTGACGGTCTACGACGCCGAGACGCGCAGCCAGATCCAGACCGATCAGGACAAGGCCGCACTGCGCTCGATGTTCGAGCTGAAGGATGTATCCGGGTCCGCCGCCGAACTCTACTTCGGTCCCGCCGCGCCGGCCGGCAAGGAAGGGCAGTGGATCAAGACCGTACCCGGCAAGGGATGGTTCGTGTATTTCCGCATCTACGGGCCGCAGCAGCCGGCATTCGACGGTAGCTGGAAGCCGGGAGACTTCGAGAAGGTCAAGTAA
- a CDS encoding arylsulfatase — MASQSDKSESTNPQYDNAGTPNVLPRPDFRFPGEIGRTYLESDPAQFPQPVQAPKGAPNILLILIDDCGFGQYGTFGGGIPSPTMDKLAAEGLRYNHFHTTALCSPTRAALITGRNHHSTAFAGITEAATGYDGYTCILPRSCGTAGEVLRQNGYMTAWIGKNHNTPPWETSAVGPFDRWANGLGFDYFYGFNAGDMNHWDPILYENRDLVSRSTDPNYHLTTDLADKAIAWARQAKSIAPDRPYFLYVATGATHAPHQTPQEWIDKFKGQFDEGWDKYREQTLERQKKLGVVPPDTRLTERSRGLPAWDSLNADQKRLYARMMEVFAGYGAQCDYELGRVVDACKQLPDADNTLIIYIAGDNGASAEGGLEGSLCENMFFNGFLEKWEDNIKAIDELGGPKHFNHFPSAWAHAMNTPFQWTKQVASHFGGTRNPMIISWPARIKDKGGVRTQFLHTIDIVPTLYELCGITAPTELNGVQQKPIEGVSFSSTFDEAKADSKRKTQYFELGCNRGLYHDGWMASSPSFVPWDTNRQEWDPDKAVWELYKIDEDFSQANDLAAKYPEKLRQLQDLWWVEAARYSVLPLDWRATIRLNAEAMGRPSLIGHRTEMTYYPGTVGLPDAASPPMCNKSWTITAEIDVPDNKAEGMIVTHGGLEGGYGLYLRDGKPTFVYNFLSVERSTFAANEPLPKGKTTLVVDFKYDGGGMGKGGQISVSANGKQIAEGRLARTIPIQFSLGEGLDVGMDVGSPVDFSYQLPFTFTGKIEKVTIALGKLDVSPAKAAQQG; from the coding sequence ATGGCATCACAATCCGACAAATCCGAATCAACGAATCCGCAGTACGACAATGCTGGTACGCCAAACGTGCTGCCGCGTCCCGATTTCCGTTTTCCCGGAGAGATCGGACGCACTTATCTCGAATCGGACCCGGCGCAGTTTCCGCAACCGGTACAGGCTCCCAAAGGCGCGCCGAATATCCTGCTGATCCTGATCGATGACTGCGGCTTCGGCCAGTACGGCACCTTTGGCGGCGGCATTCCGTCACCGACGATGGACAAGCTGGCCGCCGAGGGCCTGCGCTACAACCACTTCCATACGACCGCGCTGTGCAGCCCGACGCGCGCGGCGCTGATCACGGGCCGCAATCATCATTCGACGGCATTCGCGGGCATCACGGAGGCGGCCACCGGCTATGACGGCTACACGTGCATTCTGCCCAGGAGCTGCGGCACGGCTGGCGAGGTACTGCGGCAGAACGGCTACATGACGGCGTGGATCGGCAAGAACCACAACACGCCGCCGTGGGAGACGAGCGCGGTGGGTCCGTTCGATCGCTGGGCCAACGGCCTCGGCTTCGACTATTTCTACGGCTTCAACGCCGGCGATATGAATCACTGGGATCCGATCCTCTACGAAAACCGGGATCTGGTGTCGAGGTCCACTGACCCCAACTACCATCTCACTACCGATCTCGCCGACAAGGCGATCGCGTGGGCGCGGCAGGCGAAGAGCATCGCGCCTGACCGGCCTTATTTCCTGTATGTCGCCACCGGCGCCACCCATGCCCCGCACCAGACCCCGCAGGAATGGATAGACAAGTTCAAGGGCCAATTCGACGAAGGTTGGGACAAGTACCGCGAACAAACGCTGGAGCGCCAGAAGAAACTGGGCGTCGTGCCACCGGACACCAGGTTGACGGAGCGTTCCAGGGGCCTGCCGGCGTGGGATTCCCTGAACGCAGATCAAAAGCGCCTCTATGCCCGCATGATGGAAGTGTTCGCCGGTTACGGGGCGCAATGCGATTACGAACTCGGCCGCGTGGTGGATGCCTGCAAGCAGCTGCCCGATGCCGACAATACCCTCATCATCTACATCGCGGGCGATAACGGCGCGAGCGCCGAAGGCGGGCTGGAGGGTTCGCTGTGCGAAAACATGTTCTTCAACGGTTTCCTGGAAAAATGGGAAGACAACATCAAGGCCATCGATGAACTGGGCGGGCCGAAGCACTTCAATCACTTCCCGTCCGCGTGGGCGCATGCGATGAACACGCCGTTCCAGTGGACCAAGCAGGTCGCCAGCCATTTCGGCGGCACGCGCAATCCGATGATCATCTCGTGGCCGGCGCGCATCAAGGACAAGGGCGGCGTGCGCACGCAGTTCCTGCACACCATCGACATCGTGCCGACGCTCTACGAGCTGTGCGGCATCACCGCACCGACCGAGTTGAACGGCGTGCAGCAGAAGCCGATCGAAGGCGTCAGTTTTTCCTCCACCTTCGACGAGGCGAAGGCCGACAGCAAGCGCAAGACGCAGTACTTCGAGCTGGGTTGCAACCGCGGCCTCTATCACGATGGCTGGATGGCCTCATCGCCTTCCTTCGTGCCGTGGGACACGAACCGCCAGGAGTGGGACCCGGACAAGGCAGTGTGGGAGCTGTACAAGATCGACGAGGATTTCTCGCAGGCGAACGACCTCGCTGCCAAGTACCCGGAGAAGCTGCGTCAGTTGCAGGATCTCTGGTGGGTCGAAGCCGCAAGGTACAGCGTGCTGCCGCTCGACTGGCGTGCCACGATCCGCTTGAACGCCGAAGCGATGGGACGACCCAGCCTGATTGGGCACCGCACCGAGATGACCTACTACCCGGGCACGGTCGGACTGCCGGACGCGGCCTCGCCGCCGATGTGCAACAAGTCGTGGACGATCACCGCCGAGATCGACGTTCCCGACAACAAGGCCGAAGGCATGATCGTCACGCATGGCGGCCTTGAGGGCGGCTACGGACTGTACCTGCGCGATGGCAAGCCGACTTTCGTCTACAACTTCCTCAGTGTCGAACGCTCCACCTTCGCCGCGAATGAACCTCTGCCCAAGGGCAAGACCACGCTGGTCGTCGATTTCAAGTACGACGGCGGCGGCATGGGCAAGGGCGGGCAGATCAGCGTGAGCGCCAACGGCAAGCAGATTGCCGAGGGCCGGCTGGCGCGCACGATCCCGATCCAGTTTTCTCTCGGAGAAGGGCTCGACGTCGGCATGGATGTCGGCTCGCCGGTGGACTTCAGCTATCAGTTGCCGTTCACGTTCACCGGGAAGATCGAGAAGGTGACGATCGCGCTAGGGAAGCTGGATGTTTCGCCGGCCAAGGCGGCGCAGCAAGGGTAG
- a CDS encoding arylsulfatase — protein MAKKNEKTTQASNGNAQEIQRTVLPIPDIRRSGPTIYDAKDPEAKFPPIREVLPPKGAPNVLIIMLDDVGFGASSAFGGPCQTPTAERLAAGGLKYNRFHTTALCSPTRQALLTGRNHHSVGMGGITEIATGAPGYCSKLPNNASPLARTLKLNGYATAQFGKCHEVPVWETSPAGPFDAWPTGGGGFEYFYGFIGGEAHQWYPSLYEGTTPVEPEKSPEEGYHFMADMTDKAISWIGQQKALIPDKPFFVYFAPGATHAPHHVPKEWADKYKGKFDQGWDKVREETFQRQKKLGVIPADCKLTPRHKEIPAWDDMSEDLKPVLRRQMEVYAGFLEYADHHVGRLLDNLEELNLLGDTLVYYIIGDNGASAEGTLNGTFNEMINFNGAAALETPEFLRERIDELGGPTSYNHYAVGWAHAMDTPYQWTKQVASHWGGTRNGTVVHWPKGIKPKGEHRMQFHHVIDVAPTILEAAGIPEPMMVNGVQQMPIEGVSMLYSFNDARAADRHETQYFEMFCNRGIYHKGWTAVTRHKTPWILVGEKTPAFDDDVWELYDTSKDWTQADDLAAKMPEKLHELQRLWLTEATRYNVLPLDDRGAERINPDLAGRPVLIRGNSQILFSGMGRLSENSVLNIKNKSHSVTAQILVPETGAEGVIIAQGGNIGGWSLYAKGGKLKYCYNLMGLQYFYVEADKPLTSGEHQVRMEFSYDGGGIGKSGTASLYIDGKKVGEGRVDATASMIFSADDGLDVGRDTGAPVSQDYGPHGNAFTGVVKGAQLAIGEDAMTADHLVKPEAAVALAMARQ, from the coding sequence ATGGCAAAGAAAAATGAAAAGACAACACAGGCATCCAATGGAAATGCGCAGGAGATCCAGCGCACCGTGCTGCCGATTCCTGATATCAGGCGCTCCGGGCCGACGATCTACGATGCGAAGGATCCCGAAGCGAAGTTCCCGCCAATCCGGGAAGTGCTCCCGCCGAAGGGCGCGCCCAACGTGTTGATCATCATGCTCGACGATGTCGGCTTTGGTGCGTCGAGTGCTTTTGGTGGCCCGTGCCAGACTCCGACGGCCGAGCGCCTGGCCGCCGGCGGCCTGAAATACAACCGCTTTCATACCACGGCGCTTTGTTCGCCGACCCGACAGGCTCTGCTGACCGGCCGCAACCACCACTCGGTCGGCATGGGCGGGATCACCGAGATCGCCACAGGCGCGCCAGGCTATTGCTCGAAACTTCCCAATAATGCCTCGCCGCTTGCCCGGACCCTGAAACTGAACGGCTACGCCACCGCTCAGTTTGGCAAGTGTCACGAAGTACCGGTGTGGGAGACCAGTCCGGCCGGCCCGTTCGACGCCTGGCCGACTGGCGGCGGCGGGTTCGAATACTTCTACGGCTTCATTGGCGGCGAGGCCCACCAGTGGTACCCCTCGCTCTACGAAGGAACCACGCCGGTCGAACCGGAGAAGTCCCCGGAAGAGGGCTACCATTTCATGGCCGACATGACCGATAAGGCCATTTCCTGGATCGGTCAACAGAAGGCGCTGATCCCCGACAAGCCGTTCTTCGTTTACTTCGCGCCGGGCGCCACGCACGCTCCGCATCACGTTCCGAAGGAATGGGCCGATAAATACAAGGGCAAGTTTGACCAGGGCTGGGACAAGGTGCGTGAAGAGACTTTCCAGCGCCAGAAGAAGCTCGGCGTCATCCCTGCCGACTGCAAGCTGACGCCGCGCCACAAGGAGATCCCCGCGTGGGACGACATGTCGGAGGATCTGAAGCCGGTGCTCCGGCGGCAGATGGAAGTCTATGCGGGCTTCCTCGAGTACGCCGACCACCACGTGGGTCGTCTGCTCGATAACCTTGAGGAGCTCAACTTGCTCGGAGACACGCTGGTGTACTACATCATCGGCGACAACGGCGCCTCGGCCGAAGGGACGCTGAACGGTACCTTCAACGAGATGATCAACTTCAACGGGGCGGCGGCACTGGAGACACCGGAGTTCCTGAGGGAGCGGATCGATGAGCTAGGCGGGCCGACCTCGTACAACCACTACGCCGTAGGCTGGGCGCACGCCATGGACACGCCCTACCAGTGGACCAAACAGGTGGCTTCGCATTGGGGCGGCACCCGTAATGGCACGGTCGTGCACTGGCCAAAGGGCATCAAGCCAAAGGGCGAACACCGCATGCAGTTCCACCACGTGATCGACGTCGCTCCGACCATTCTGGAGGCGGCCGGGATCCCGGAGCCGATGATGGTCAATGGCGTGCAACAGATGCCGATTGAAGGCGTCAGCATGCTGTACTCCTTCAACGATGCACGCGCTGCCGACCGGCACGAGACGCAGTACTTCGAGATGTTCTGCAACCGCGGCATCTATCACAAGGGCTGGACTGCGGTGACCCGGCACAAGACACCGTGGATTCTGGTCGGAGAGAAGACGCCGGCCTTTGACGATGACGTCTGGGAGCTCTACGACACCTCGAAGGATTGGACGCAGGCCGACGACCTGGCCGCAAAGATGCCGGAGAAGCTGCACGAACTGCAGCGGCTGTGGCTGACCGAGGCGACCAGGTACAACGTGCTCCCGCTCGACGACCGGGGTGCCGAGCGGATCAACCCGGACCTGGCGGGGCGGCCGGTGCTGATCCGCGGCAACAGCCAGATCCTGTTCAGCGGCATGGGCCGACTGTCCGAAAACTCGGTGCTTAACATCAAGAACAAGTCCCATTCGGTGACGGCCCAGATCCTTGTGCCAGAGACAGGGGCAGAGGGAGTGATCATTGCCCAGGGCGGCAACATTGGCGGTTGGAGCCTCTACGCCAAGGGCGGCAAGCTCAAGTACTGCTACAACCTGATGGGGCTTCAATACTTCTACGTCGAGGCGGACAAGCCCTTGACTAGCGGCGAGCACCAGGTCCGCATGGAGTTTAGCTACGACGGCGGAGGGATTGGCAAGAGCGGGACCGCATCCCTGTATATCGACGGCAAGAAGGTCGGCGAGGGCCGGGTCGATGCCACCGCGTCGATGATCTTCTCGGCCGACGACGGCTTGGACGTGGGTCGTGACACCGGCGCCCCTGTTTCGCAGGACTACGGCCCGCATGGAAACGCTTTCACAGGCGTCGTCAAGGGTGCACAGCTCGCGATCGGGGAGGACGCCATGACCGCCGATCATTTGGTCAAACCGGAAGCGGCTGTCGCCTTGGCGATGGCCAGGCAGTAG
- a CDS encoding DUF4239 domain-containing protein, whose product MCPPYQSCNFFSASLEVRWEESVDSAGIALIAFACIFGGALLGTFCHRLVAQTLSADVSDALKQMISLIGMMASLALGLLVASANGSFTARNEALDRIAADIVQLDRVLTGYGAEAQGARTSLRDMLASTIERLWPEEGSGRVQVETGAVPARIENIQRKLYALSPENEMQKRLQSRALTLFDDLLQTRALALEKASRSVPMPFLVVMVFWLSMVFFGIHLFVAPNRIVIASMFIGALCLSAAIFLILQLDSPFEGMMRLSSAPLRRALGILGQ is encoded by the coding sequence ATGTGCCCACCCTACCAGTCTTGTAACTTTTTCTCAGCTAGTCTTGAAGTTCGTTGGGAGGAAAGTGTGGATTCTGCGGGCATTGCTCTCATTGCATTTGCATGTATCTTCGGCGGCGCGCTGCTTGGCACTTTCTGCCACCGACTGGTTGCACAGACGTTGAGCGCCGATGTGAGCGATGCCCTGAAGCAGATGATCAGCCTGATCGGCATGATGGCATCGCTGGCGCTTGGACTACTGGTGGCTTCGGCAAATGGTTCGTTCACCGCAAGAAACGAGGCGCTTGACCGCATTGCCGCAGACATTGTCCAGCTCGACCGTGTGCTGACTGGTTATGGAGCCGAAGCGCAAGGCGCGCGCACATCGCTGCGCGACATGCTGGCATCGACCATCGAGCGCCTGTGGCCTGAAGAGGGCTCCGGGCGCGTGCAGGTGGAAACCGGCGCAGTTCCTGCGAGAATTGAAAATATCCAGCGCAAATTATATGCACTGTCGCCTGAGAATGAGATGCAGAAAAGGTTGCAGTCGCGTGCGCTGACTCTCTTCGACGATCTGTTGCAAACGCGCGCGCTCGCGCTGGAGAAGGCCAGTCGTTCGGTTCCGATGCCATTCCTTGTCGTGATGGTGTTCTGGCTCAGCATGGTCTTCTTCGGCATCCACCTGTTTGTCGCGCCGAACAGAATCGTCATTGCGAGCATGTTTATCGGTGCGCTGTGCCTGTCGGCCGCGATTTTTCTGATTCTTCAATTGGACAGTCCGTTCGAGGGGATGATGCGGCTTTCAAGTGCGCCTCTGCGTAGGGCGCTCGGCATACTCGGGCAATAG
- a CDS encoding sensor domain-containing protein has protein sequence MFPLSLESIFKSSPIGSYLLSPTPEAIILDVNDFFPHKVSFTREDMIGRSLFDVFPDDPKDSKETGVEALRQSIAQAVATGKRQILLAQHLPIKKTLPSGEVIHEERFWNTSSTPVFDQEGGLTCVFHAMMDVTKEVQAEAALRQSEERFRSLVIATTQTVWIAEPDGNIVVDSPSWRAFTGQSYDEGMGFGWLNAVHPADRERINHLWSVATSESNIYQTEYRVRHKDGGYRWTAVRAVSIKNADGTVREWIGTNTDIEDQKRAEEELQIANHRLKLAIEGVGEGVWEWDVQRNKISYSILFEEIVGCEHGELSDDPDDLLSLIHPEDLSRVQAERDAYLQGKTSSSSCEYRIRRKDGSWKWVHTRGVLVEKSATGEPLRVAGITSDITERKESEERIWHLANFDTLTGLPNRRLFRDRLTQEVMNAHRQQTRQQTAIALLFIDLDGFKQVNDLFGHDAGDMLLFHAAQRIRQCVRDTDTVARLGGDEFTIILSGLHSTDHVELVAQKVIDALALPFAIGSEKAFVSGSIGIAVYPDDADTPEELIRKADQAMYAAKSAGKNRFSYFTREMDEEAHMRLRLIQELRHAIQLDQIHVHYQPVVELQSGGILKAEALARWTHPLFGNVEPSLFIPLAEESGVINDIGDYIFREAAATIKHWDALPGLPLEISINKSPIQFGTKDQDKWLDYLQQLELPPDRVTVEITEGVLLDVSENVSSKLFEYRDAGIQVAIDDFGTGYSSMAYLQKFDIDFLKIDQSFIKDLVTNHGNRAIAESIIAMAHKLGLRVIAEGVENGEQMALLRDAGCDYGQGYYFSRPLSANDFENMLVKRNGTHSASSLH, from the coding sequence ATGTTTCCTTTGTCCCTCGAGTCTATTTTTAAAAGCTCGCCTATCGGCAGTTATCTTTTATCGCCGACGCCGGAAGCAATCATTCTCGATGTGAATGATTTTTTCCCGCATAAGGTTTCTTTTACGCGGGAAGACATGATTGGACGGAGTCTCTTTGATGTGTTTCCCGATGATCCCAAGGACTCCAAAGAAACCGGGGTGGAAGCATTGCGGCAATCCATTGCGCAAGCTGTTGCGACTGGAAAAAGGCAAATTTTACTGGCGCAACATTTGCCAATAAAAAAAACCTTGCCCAGCGGGGAAGTCATCCATGAAGAGCGGTTTTGGAACACCTCCAGTACCCCTGTCTTCGATCAGGAAGGAGGATTGACATGCGTTTTCCACGCCATGATGGACGTCACCAAGGAAGTACAAGCGGAAGCTGCCCTGCGCCAAAGTGAAGAACGGTTTCGGTCGCTTGTCATAGCAACCACCCAGACGGTATGGATTGCCGAACCTGATGGCAACATTGTTGTGGACTCGCCATCCTGGAGAGCTTTCACCGGACAGAGCTACGATGAGGGGATGGGATTTGGGTGGTTAAACGCGGTTCATCCGGCTGACCGTGAACGGATTAACCATTTATGGAGCGTTGCTACCAGTGAAAGCAATATTTACCAGACTGAGTATCGGGTACGGCACAAAGACGGCGGATATCGTTGGACCGCCGTAAGAGCGGTTTCCATCAAGAATGCGGATGGAACGGTTCGGGAATGGATTGGAACCAATACGGATATCGAAGACCAGAAAAGAGCGGAAGAGGAGCTGCAGATTGCCAACCACCGCTTGAAGCTGGCAATTGAAGGTGTCGGCGAAGGCGTATGGGAATGGGATGTGCAAAGAAACAAGATAAGTTACTCCATCCTGTTTGAAGAAATCGTCGGATGCGAACACGGCGAATTAAGCGATGACCCTGACGATTTGCTTTCATTGATACATCCGGAAGATTTATCCCGCGTCCAAGCGGAGAGGGATGCCTATTTGCAAGGCAAGACATCGTCGTCTTCATGCGAGTATCGGATTCGTCGCAAGGACGGTAGCTGGAAGTGGGTTCATACCCGGGGAGTTCTGGTCGAGAAATCCGCTACGGGGGAACCGTTGCGCGTCGCAGGCATCACCAGTGACATCACCGAGCGCAAAGAATCTGAAGAGCGCATCTGGCACCTTGCCAATTTCGATACGCTGACAGGCTTGCCGAACCGCCGGCTGTTTCGTGACAGGCTGACCCAGGAAGTCATGAATGCACATCGGCAGCAAACCAGGCAGCAAACCGCCATCGCATTGTTATTCATCGATCTGGACGGTTTCAAACAGGTCAACGATCTGTTCGGCCATGATGCCGGAGACATGCTGCTGTTCCATGCCGCGCAACGCATCAGGCAATGCGTCCGGGACACCGATACCGTCGCGCGCCTGGGCGGGGATGAATTCACCATTATCCTCAGCGGCTTGCACTCCACCGATCATGTCGAGCTTGTCGCACAAAAGGTGATTGACGCGCTTGCCTTGCCATTTGCGATCGGGAGCGAAAAAGCATTCGTGTCCGGCAGCATCGGCATTGCCGTTTATCCCGATGATGCGGATACCCCTGAGGAATTGATCCGCAAGGCCGACCAGGCGATGTATGCGGCCAAAAGCGCGGGAAAGAATCGGTTCAGCTATTTCACAAGAGAAATGGACGAAGAGGCACATATGCGTCTGCGCCTGATCCAGGAGTTGCGGCATGCAATCCAGCTCGACCAGATCCACGTGCATTATCAGCCGGTCGTCGAATTGCAAAGCGGCGGCATCTTGAAGGCGGAAGCATTGGCAAGATGGACGCATCCATTGTTCGGCAATGTCGAGCCCTCTCTATTTATTCCGCTGGCAGAGGAATCGGGCGTGATCAACGACATTGGCGATTATATCTTCAGGGAGGCGGCAGCGACGATCAAGCACTGGGATGCATTGCCTGGTCTGCCCCTGGAAATCAGCATCAACAAGTCTCCCATCCAGTTCGGGACGAAAGACCAGGATAAATGGCTGGACTATCTGCAGCAGCTGGAACTGCCCCCAGACCGGGTGACGGTGGAGATCACGGAAGGCGTGCTGCTCGATGTGTCGGAAAACGTATCCAGCAAACTTTTCGAATACAGGGATGCCGGCATTCAGGTAGCCATCGATGATTTCGGGACCGGATATTCATCAATGGCATACCTGCAAAAATTCGATATCGATTTTCTGAAAATTGACCAGTCCTTTATCAAGGATCTTGTCACCAACCACGGTAACAGGGCGATTGCCGAGTCGATCATTGCCATGGCCCATAAACTGGGGCTGAGAGTCATTGCCGAAGGCGTGGAAAACGGAGAGCAAATGGCACTGCTGAGAGACGCGGGATGCGATTACGGGCAGGGATACTATTTTTCGCGGCCTCTTTCAGCCAATGACTTTGAGAATATGCTGGTGAAGAGAAACGGCACCCATAGCGCGAGTTCTCTTCACTGA